Proteins encoded within one genomic window of Lynx canadensis isolate LIC74 chromosome B2, mLynCan4.pri.v2, whole genome shotgun sequence:
- the LOC115514886 gene encoding LOW QUALITY PROTEIN: protein PBMUCL2-like (The sequence of the model RefSeq protein was modified relative to this genomic sequence to represent the inferred CDS: inserted 1 base in 1 codon; deleted 1 base in 1 codon; substituted 1 base at 1 genomic stop codon): MKRRNCSATSLLLLLLLLLGVSELGEXINFEEDAKAPQGLQKQGLXIHGEERSWDSGRASREQSYGIRTSQNVSTKDPVGSPDDSQTKEKYTSDDLRTIEDYTTEHVVTPEDYTSVDAGATQDSTTVDLGITKDPPTVDPGNTEDSTTLDLGTTEDYTTIDPGTTENYGTVDPETTENYPLQVQGPLTADPRTTKDYSTVDLRTTDDYFNKDLRATKCYFTTDLGSTKEYFTADPGTTEEYITDDLVTCEDHVIEGPGITEDYTTKHLDIPEDYISSGLGAASSTPLNIQTLILREQIQ; the protein is encoded by the exons atgaaaagaagaaactgcTCTGCCACATCCCTTCTCCTGCTACTCCTGCTTCTACTTGGGGTTTCAGAATTGGGTGAGTGAATTAACTTTGAAGAAGATGCAAAGGCTCCTCAGGGCCTGCAGAAACAAGGGT GGATCCATGGAGAAGAAAGATCCTGGGACTCAGGCAGGGCCAGTCGTGAGCAAAGCTATGGAATAA GAACAAGCCAAAATGTTTCTACTAAGGACCCAGTGGGTAGCCCTGATGACtcacagacaaaagaaaaatataccagTGATGACCTGAGGACCATTGAGGACTACACTACTGAACACGTGGTGACCCCTGAGGACTACACCTCTGTAGATGCAGGGGCCACCCAGGACTCTACCACTGTAGATCTGGGGATCACCAAGGACCCTCCCACTGTAGACCCAGGGAACACCGAGGACTCTACCA CATTAGACCTAGGGACCACTGAGGACTATACCACTATAGATCCAGGGACCACTGAGAACTATGGCACTGTAGATCCAGAGACCACAGAGAACTAC CCACTACAGGTCCAGGGACCACTGACTGCAGACCCGAGGACCACCAAGGACTATAGCACTGTAGATCTGCGGACCACAGATGACTATTTCAATAAAGACCTGAGGGCCACCAAGTGCTATTTCACTACAGACCTGGGGTCCACCAAGGAGTACTTCACTGCAGACCCAGGGACCACAGAGGAATATATCACTGATGACCTGGTGACCTGTGAGGATCATGTCATTGAGGGCCCGGGCATCACCGAAGACTACACCACTAAACACCTGGATATACCTGAGGACTACATTTCTTCAGGCCTGGGAGCAGCAAGCTCTACACCACTAAACATCCAGACACTCATCCTGAGGGAACAGATTCAGTAA